The DNA segment GAGGACCTCGGAAACGGCGCTGAGTATATCATCCTTAATTGTGGCGTACTGAGCCTTCAAATCCAACAATGGAACCTGCATTTATCTATCTCCAAACAGAACAGTATTTCCAGAAAACGCTTCCTGCCGCCGGGTGCGACATTCAAGGATTTGGGATTGTAACCGATTTGGTTTGCGATTTACAGCATTTTGCGAAAAGTGTTTTACGTATCGCTTGTCAGGGTGGTTGGGTGGTATGCGGCAGGTGTTAGGCGGGGACCCGCAAGGAGCCGCTTTGCGACGGCTGTTTTATGCTGGGTCCGCCTGAGGCAGATAACAACCTTAGTCGCCGCTCGGGTTTGGGCGTTAAGTGGATGCGATAAAGGATGTGCTTTTGAAGCCGTCGGCTTTGAGGTCGCCACGTCGCTGCGCTCCTCGCGATGACAAAATATGCGTTCGGCGGATGCTGTTACGGGCGTGCGTTTGTGCTCGTGGTGTTCTCTGGGTCCGCCTGCGGCGGATGGCAGGGGTCGGGTTGGTGCGAATAATGGACGGGCCAGCTTTGTTGAGCGGTTGAGACTGCCACGTCGCTGCGCTCCTCGCAGTGACAAATGTGCGGCTGGCGGATGCTGTTACGGGCGTGCGCCCGTGCTCGTTATGATTTTTGGGTGGCGGCGGCTGGGTGGGGCTACTTCCTTCTATTGCGGAGCAGTAGGCCGCCCAGGCCGAGCAGGGCCAGTGTGGTTGGTTCGGGGACGGCTGCGATGCGGAAGCCTACACCGCCGTACTCGCCAGTTCGGAAAAGTTCGAATTGATATGTAGAACCTATTGCATCAGTGTGATGAGTGCCAGCGGCCCCGCCACGAAGAATTCTTTTCTCATCGAGGCCAGTTTCAGTCCATTCATAGATGTTTCCCATCATATCGAATGTGCCGTTCTGTTCCATTTTGCCCGAGCCTACGTCCCAGGGCTGAGTTTCGCGCGAATCCCAGAGGTAATTGGAATCAACGTCCTCGACGGGCAGTGTATCTGTGCCGTTTGCGTAGGTTGAGTAGCCGTCGCCGGTCCAGTAGGCGGCTTTGTACCATTCGTCTTCGGTGGGGATGACGTAGGCGGTGCCGAACTCGGTGATCGCTGTGTCGCGGTCGATGCCGAGGAACTGGCCGGGGTTGGTGTTGTCGCCTGTGAAGAGATATGCCCCGCTGCTCTTGTCGCCCGAGGTGAGATAATTGCAGAACTGGGCGGCTTCGAGCCAGCTTATGCCATTCGCTGGTATGTTCTCACCCACCCAGAATGCGTCTCCATCATACGGTCCAATAGGGCTTCCGACTGGTTTGCCTGCCAAGCCAATGAAAGTATCCCACTGGCCGTTGGTCACTTCGTACTTGCCGATGCGGTAGGTGTAGTCGACTGAGCCTGCGCCGACTGGGTTTGCCGCCGCCCGGGTGTCGCCCGGATTGCCCGCGTCACCTATCGTGACGAGTTCCATGTCGATGCCCTGGATAAGCTCAGCGGAGGCGGGGCAGGTAAGGGCGAATATGCAGAGTACGGCGGTGAGGGTGGGTTTCATCACTTCGGCTCCTGTTTTTTTGATCGTTATCGGTAGAGTTTTAATGAGGACTAAAGTATACCGGCATTAGGGTTTTATGTCAAGCATTTTTCGTTTTTTGCGGTCGGCTTTTGGGGTGGTGCGGCAGGCGTTGCGTGGGGACTCGCGGCTGGGTCGCCGCTCGCGTTGGGGCGTTAAGTGGATGCGATAAATGATGTGCTTTTGAAGCCGTCGGCTTTGAGGTCGCCACGTCGCTGCGCTCCTCGCGATGACAAAATATGCGTTCGGCGGATGCTGTTACGGGCGTGCGTTTGTGCTCGTGGTGTTCTCTGGGTCCGCCTGAGACGGATGACAGCAGTCGGGTTCATGCGGATGATGAGTGAGCCAGCTTTGTTGAGTGGTTGAGACTGCCACGTCGCTTTCGCTCCTCGCAGTGACAGGGTGTGGAGCCGCTGCAATCCTCGCGATGACAAATGTGCGGTCGGCGTTGCGTGGGGACTCGCAAGGAGTCGCTTCGCGACGGCTGTTTTATGCTGGGTCCGCCTGAGGCGGATGACAACCTGGGTCGCCGCTCGCGTTAAAGCGTGCATGC comes from the Anaerohalosphaera lusitana genome and includes:
- a CDS encoding formylglycine-generating enzyme family protein; this encodes MKPTLTAVLCIFALTCPASAELIQGIDMELVTIGDAGNPGDTRAAANPVGAGSVDYTYRIGKYEVTNGQWDTFIGLAGKPVGSPIGPYDGDAFWVGENIPANGISWLEAAQFCNYLTSGDKSSGAYLFTGDNTNPGQFLGIDRDTAITEFGTAYVIPTEDEWYKAAYWTGDGYSTYANGTDTLPVEDVDSNYLWDSRETQPWDVGSGKMEQNGTFDMMGNIYEWTETGLDEKRILRGGAAGTHHTDAIGSTYQFELFRTGEYGGVGFRIAAVPEPTTLALLGLGGLLLRNRRK